A single Candidatus Chlamydia corallus DNA region contains:
- a CDS encoding CDP-alcohol phosphatidyltransferase family protein, whose translation MRQFCNLLSLSRLWLALYFCQEKLHIRLLAIVGAMLSDVLDGYLARRYKATSRLGSILDPITDKIFVFVCITVLYIEGSLSMAHLFFICARDIFLIIFVCYLSLVNGWKGYDYGSLFWGKIFTVVQFIILLGVTAGGYIPWTGLVPLVALGFLYFLERIMDYKKQFLR comes from the coding sequence ATGAGACAATTTTGCAACCTACTTTCTCTATCACGTTTGTGGCTAGCGCTATACTTCTGCCAAGAAAAATTGCATATCCGCTTACTTGCTATTGTTGGAGCTATGCTAAGCGATGTCTTGGATGGCTATCTTGCTCGTCGTTATAAAGCAACAAGTCGTTTAGGATCAATTCTAGACCCTATTACAGATAAAATCTTTGTCTTTGTCTGTATTACGGTGCTCTATATAGAAGGATCCTTGTCCATGGCTCACCTCTTTTTCATTTGTGCTCGAGACATCTTTCTTATTATCTTCGTCTGTTACCTTTCTTTAGTCAATGGATGGAAAGGCTACGATTACGGCTCTTTGTTTTGGGGAAAAATCTTCACAGTAGTTCAATTTATTATTTTATTAGGGGTGACAGCGGGAGGTTACATTCCCTGGACTGGGCTAGTTCCTTTAGTAGCTCTCGGTTTTCTCTATTTTCTTGAGAGAATCATGGATTATAAAAAACAGTTCCTACGCTAA
- the npt2 gene encoding NTP/H+ exchange transporter Npt2 has protein sequence MQSSEVKPFSRLRAYLCPVYKSEFSKFIPLFLLAFFVGFNYCLLKNMKDTLVIVGSDAGAEVIPFLKVWGIVPGAVIVTMVYGWLGSRYPRDTVFYCFMAAFLGFFFLFASVIYPMGDVLHLDSLADKLQELLPQGLRGFVVMVRYWSYSIYYVMSELWSSVVLSMLFWGLANQITTISEAGRFYALINTGLNFSSICAGEISYWMGKQTFIAYSFACDSWHSVMLNLTLLITCSGLIMIWLYRRIHHLTIATSIPPSRQTSMEESVASVRAKKKPKAKAKNLFIHLIQSRYLLGLAIIVLSYNLVIHLFEVVWKDQVSQIYSSHVEFNGYMSRITTLIGVVSVLAAILLTGQCIRKWGWTVGALITPLVMLFSGLLFFGTIFAAKKDISIFGGILGMTPLALAAWTGGMQNILSRGTKFTFFDQTKEMAFIPLSADDKNYGKAAIDGVVSRIGKSGGSLIYQGLLVIFSSVAASLNVIALVLLIIMVVWIAVVAYIGKEYYSKASHAAETLEEGPAAVPSPSIVRETHESVEQEEVAVL, from the coding sequence ATGCAGTCATCAGAAGTGAAACCCTTTTCAAGGCTGCGGGCATATCTTTGTCCTGTTTATAAATCAGAATTTTCTAAATTTATTCCTTTATTTCTACTAGCATTTTTTGTCGGCTTTAACTATTGCTTGCTGAAAAATATGAAAGACACCTTGGTAATTGTCGGTTCCGATGCTGGGGCAGAAGTTATCCCCTTCCTTAAGGTTTGGGGAATTGTCCCGGGAGCTGTTATTGTTACGATGGTTTATGGATGGTTAGGCAGTCGGTATCCCCGGGATACCGTTTTTTATTGCTTTATGGCCGCATTTCTTGGTTTTTTTTTCTTGTTTGCCTCAGTAATTTATCCTATGGGCGATGTTCTGCATCTGGATTCTCTTGCTGATAAATTACAAGAGCTCCTACCTCAGGGCCTTCGTGGTTTTGTTGTAATGGTCCGTTATTGGAGTTACAGTATCTATTACGTAATGTCAGAACTATGGAGTTCGGTCGTTCTTTCTATGTTATTCTGGGGATTAGCCAATCAAATTACTACAATCTCTGAGGCAGGCCGTTTTTACGCTCTTATCAACACAGGATTAAACTTCTCATCAATATGCGCGGGGGAGATTTCCTATTGGATGGGGAAACAAACATTTATTGCTTATTCCTTCGCATGTGATTCTTGGCACTCTGTAATGCTCAACCTGACGTTGCTGATCACCTGTTCTGGTTTGATTATGATCTGGCTATATAGGCGTATTCATCATTTGACCATTGCTACCTCGATCCCCCCGTCTAGACAGACCTCTATGGAAGAGAGTGTAGCTAGTGTTAGGGCGAAGAAAAAACCTAAAGCAAAAGCTAAAAACCTCTTTATACATCTCATTCAGTCTCGTTACCTACTAGGACTCGCTATTATTGTCTTATCCTATAACCTAGTTATCCATCTATTTGAAGTCGTTTGGAAGGATCAAGTCAGCCAAATTTATAGTTCCCATGTAGAATTCAATGGGTATATGAGCAGAATTACCACCCTAATTGGTGTCGTTTCTGTACTGGCAGCCATTCTTCTTACAGGGCAGTGCATCCGTAAATGGGGATGGACTGTCGGTGCTTTAATCACCCCGCTGGTAATGTTGTTCTCGGGGCTATTATTTTTCGGAACTATTTTTGCTGCAAAAAAAGATATCTCTATTTTCGGGGGTATCCTTGGAATGACTCCTCTTGCGTTAGCTGCGTGGACTGGGGGGATGCAAAATATCTTGTCTCGTGGGACCAAATTTACTTTCTTTGATCAAACCAAAGAAATGGCTTTTATTCCACTGTCTGCAGATGATAAAAACTATGGGAAAGCCGCTATTGATGGTGTCGTTTCCAGAATAGGAAAGTCAGGGGGATCTTTAATTTATCAGGGGCTGCTGGTTATCTTCTCTTCTGTTGCAGCAAGTTTGAATGTCATTGCCCTAGTTCTACTCATCATTATGGTCGTTTGGATTGCTGTGGTTGCTTATATCGGTAAAGAGTACTACTCTAAGGCCTCCCACGCTGCAGAAACCCTGGAAGAAGGACCTGCTGCTGTACCCTCCCCCTCAATAGTACGCGAAACTCATGAATCTGTCGAACAAGAAGAAGTAGCTGTTCTCTAG
- a CDS encoding S49 family peptidase, which yields MKTLWQFISKGFLSIVGLCCGVVLAFVVIFALINSALGTGDAIFVSLPDAEGEIKDLGKTAPVIAVIEMKDVIASSKNTAKTVQNILEGFEKAPLKERVKGIVIDMDCPGGEIFEIDRIYSMLRFWKERKGYPIYIYVNGLCASGGYYVSCAANKIYATSSSLIGSVGVRSGPFFNVKEGLNRYGVESELLTSGKDKAPMNPYTPWTSHDREERQATLNFLYGEFVDIVTQNRPLITKEKLVHTLGARIFSPEKAKQEGYIDVVGATKEQVLQDIVAVCKIEDNYRVVGAGGEGWWKRMAMALARSPLVTGKIKHEVMPLSHDAAYKPPYLAL from the coding sequence ATGAAAACGTTGTGGCAATTCATATCCAAAGGTTTTTTGTCAATAGTAGGACTGTGTTGCGGAGTTGTTCTTGCTTTCGTCGTTATATTCGCACTCATTAATTCAGCCTTAGGAACAGGGGATGCTATTTTCGTTAGTCTGCCAGACGCTGAAGGAGAGATAAAAGATCTAGGGAAAACAGCTCCTGTTATTGCTGTTATTGAAATGAAAGATGTGATTGCTTCCTCAAAAAACACCGCAAAAACCGTTCAAAATATTTTAGAAGGATTTGAAAAAGCTCCCCTTAAAGAACGTGTGAAGGGTATTGTTATTGATATGGATTGCCCAGGAGGAGAGATTTTTGAGATCGATAGAATTTACTCCATGCTTCGCTTTTGGAAAGAACGTAAAGGATATCCCATTTATATTTATGTTAATGGTCTCTGTGCTTCAGGCGGTTATTATGTATCATGTGCTGCAAATAAAATTTATGCCACCTCCTCATCTCTTATTGGTTCTGTCGGAGTGCGTTCAGGGCCGTTCTTCAATGTAAAAGAAGGTTTAAATCGGTACGGAGTTGAGAGTGAGCTACTGACATCTGGAAAAGATAAGGCTCCAATGAACCCTTATACACCGTGGACTTCTCATGATAGAGAAGAACGACAAGCTACTCTTAATTTTCTTTACGGAGAATTTGTAGATATAGTTACACAAAACCGTCCTCTGATCACTAAAGAAAAGTTAGTACATACGCTTGGAGCACGTATTTTTTCACCAGAGAAAGCCAAACAAGAAGGATATATTGATGTTGTAGGCGCGACTAAAGAACAAGTGCTTCAAGATATCGTTGCTGTTTGCAAGATTGAAGATAACTATAGAGTTGTTGGCGCTGGTGGTGAGGGTTGGTGGAAACGGATGGCTATGGCTCTAGCTAGAAGCCCATTAGTTACAGGTAAGATTAAACATGAAGTTATGCCTTTATCCCACGATGCTGCATACAAACCTCCCTACTTAGCATTGTAA
- the polA gene encoding DNA polymerase I, translating into MKKLFVLDASGFIFRAYFGLPEMKNPQGKATQAVFGFIRSLNKLIKEFSPEHMVAVFDGPNNKQSRQEIYADYKSNRQKKFEDIPSQIALVKEYCSLIGLAYLEKESVEADDVIASIAKQAIQENYEVCVCTADKDLLQLVDDHVVAWNPWTDQGIIGIQEVVDRYGIPPRNIPDYLALVGDSSDNIPGLPGCGPKKATALLKQFGSVEGLLENLEEVKGLSQTMLSERRDTLELSKKLALLDYSIPIPLPIQSLTFPQHLSDEEKLIHFYIQQGFKTLVPSKQTKVSTVDVQILEDVESVTNVLKLLQEGSIAFAAAYTGNYLPSLELAGLALTQGSGVFFIRLGKESPEIITLLKEFFLRKDLAFYGYNIKRDCHALLNAGIVIREISCDLALAEHLTNGGGRTSFQSLLVNHGFTENAHRFAKEWGNLGLPIGRLPEQPEQYFGELVAHLPTLKESILEGINRKNLGHILSDIEMPLEKVLFSMERAGMPLDVEELAILEGILETELATLTEEIYDLSGKPFNIKSPKQLSDILYNELGLRPIDKAKSTRAEVLEALRSEHEVIEKILAFRTIEKLLSTYVKALPRQVDPNTQRIHPSFDQTGTVTGRLACRDPNLQNIPIRSERGMLLRKAFRLAEKNSYFLSADYSQIELRFLAHLSQDESLKFAFESGEDIHAFTASQVFHVPLEQVLKQQRMQAKTVNFGIVYGQQAFGLAKVLKISVGEAQELIQAYFSRYPAVARFVEETIEQAAKDLKVTTMLGRERIIDSWNEFPGSRAASGRFAVNTRIQGSAAELIKLAMLDISKAIQQKQMKSRMLLQIHDELLFEVPQEEIEEMQMLVREKMESAMTLSVPIAVNILIGKNWAEC; encoded by the coding sequence ATGAAAAAACTGTTCGTTTTAGATGCTTCGGGATTTATCTTTCGTGCATACTTTGGTTTGCCAGAAATGAAAAATCCTCAAGGAAAAGCAACACAAGCAGTTTTTGGATTTATTCGTTCTTTAAATAAGCTTATTAAAGAATTCTCCCCAGAACACATGGTAGCCGTTTTTGACGGGCCCAATAATAAACAAAGCCGTCAGGAGATCTATGCTGATTACAAAAGTAACCGGCAGAAAAAATTTGAAGATATCCCCTCACAAATTGCTTTAGTTAAAGAGTATTGCTCTTTAATAGGATTAGCTTATTTAGAAAAAGAATCGGTAGAGGCTGACGATGTCATTGCAAGTATTGCTAAGCAGGCGATTCAGGAGAATTATGAAGTTTGTGTATGCACCGCAGATAAAGATTTGTTACAGCTTGTCGATGATCATGTTGTAGCATGGAATCCTTGGACAGATCAAGGGATTATAGGGATTCAAGAGGTGGTAGACCGTTATGGAATTCCTCCTAGGAACATTCCAGATTATCTCGCATTAGTTGGAGACTCTTCTGATAACATTCCTGGCCTTCCAGGTTGTGGGCCTAAAAAAGCCACAGCGCTTCTTAAACAATTTGGAAGTGTTGAAGGACTTTTAGAAAATTTAGAAGAGGTTAAAGGATTAAGTCAAACAATGCTGAGTGAACGGCGAGACACTTTAGAGCTTAGTAAAAAGCTAGCTCTCTTAGATTATAGTATCCCGATTCCTTTGCCAATACAGTCACTAACTTTCCCACAACATCTCTCTGATGAAGAAAAACTCATACACTTTTATATACAACAAGGATTTAAAACTCTTGTGCCGTCCAAGCAAACAAAAGTGTCTACAGTTGATGTACAGATACTCGAAGATGTCGAGAGCGTAACAAATGTTTTAAAGCTTCTGCAAGAGGGTAGCATTGCCTTTGCTGCAGCTTATACAGGAAACTATCTTCCTTCTTTGGAACTTGCGGGTTTGGCTTTAACTCAAGGTTCAGGGGTGTTTTTTATTCGCCTAGGGAAGGAATCCCCAGAGATCATTACTCTTTTAAAAGAATTTTTTTTAAGAAAGGATCTTGCTTTCTATGGTTATAATATAAAACGAGATTGCCACGCTCTTCTAAATGCAGGCATTGTGATTCGAGAAATTTCTTGTGATCTAGCTTTAGCTGAGCATTTGACAAACGGAGGAGGAAGGACTTCCTTTCAATCTCTTTTAGTAAACCATGGATTTACAGAAAACGCCCATCGGTTTGCTAAGGAATGGGGAAATTTGGGACTGCCTATAGGTCGTTTACCAGAACAACCTGAGCAATATTTTGGCGAGCTTGTTGCCCACCTCCCTACATTAAAAGAGTCTATTTTAGAAGGAATAAACCGCAAGAATTTAGGTCATATCTTAAGTGATATTGAAATGCCTTTGGAGAAGGTTCTCTTTTCTATGGAAAGAGCAGGAATGCCTTTAGATGTTGAGGAGCTAGCAATTTTAGAAGGCATCCTCGAAACAGAGTTAGCGACACTTACAGAAGAGATCTATGATCTTTCTGGAAAGCCATTTAATATAAAATCACCAAAACAGTTATCAGATATTTTATATAATGAATTAGGTCTTCGTCCTATAGATAAGGCAAAATCCACAAGGGCAGAGGTACTAGAGGCTTTACGTAGTGAGCATGAAGTTATTGAAAAAATTTTAGCTTTCCGAACTATTGAAAAATTATTATCCACATATGTAAAGGCATTACCGAGACAAGTAGATCCCAATACACAAAGAATACACCCCTCTTTTGATCAGACAGGAACTGTCACAGGAAGATTGGCGTGTCGAGATCCTAATTTGCAAAATATTCCTATAAGATCGGAACGAGGAATGTTACTTAGGAAGGCTTTTCGTTTGGCTGAGAAAAATAGTTATTTTTTATCTGCCGATTATTCTCAAATTGAGTTAAGATTTTTAGCGCATTTAAGCCAAGATGAATCGTTAAAATTTGCTTTTGAGTCAGGAGAAGATATTCATGCCTTTACCGCATCACAAGTGTTTCATGTGCCTTTAGAACAGGTTTTGAAACAGCAACGAATGCAGGCAAAGACAGTAAATTTTGGTATCGTTTATGGACAACAGGCTTTTGGTTTGGCAAAAGTTTTAAAAATTTCTGTTGGCGAAGCTCAAGAGTTGATTCAAGCATATTTCTCTCGTTATCCCGCAGTTGCTCGTTTTGTTGAAGAAACTATAGAACAAGCAGCTAAAGATTTAAAGGTGACTACAATGTTAGGTCGAGAGAGAATTATCGATAGTTGGAATGAATTTCCTGGCTCAAGAGCTGCTTCAGGGCGTTTTGCTGTAAATACTCGTATTCAAGGAAGTGCCGCTGAATTGATAAAACTTGCAATGCTAGATATTTCAAAAGCAATACAACAAAAGCAAATGAAGAGCCGTATGCTATTACAAATACATGATGAACTGTTGTTCGAGGTTCCTCAAGAAGAAATAGAAGAGATGCAGATGCTAGTGAGAGAGAAGATGGAATCAGCCATGACCTTATCTGTTCCTATAGCTGTGAATATCTTAATTGGAAAAAATTGGGCAGAATGTTAA
- the coaE gene encoding dephospho-CoA kinase (Dephospho-CoA kinase (CoaE) performs the final step in coenzyme A biosynthesis.), which produces MLKLLKVSITGDLSSGKTEACQVFRELGAYVVSADEISHSFLIPHTRVGRRVIDLLGPDVVVGGAFDAQAIAAKVFCNSVLLQGLEAILHPEVCRIIEEQYHQGIQDEKHPLFVAEVPLLYEIHYAAWFDSVILIMANEDIRRERFIKKTGRSSEDFYQRCSRFLSVEEKLAQADVVIENNGTKEELHQKIEEYFYALKGAL; this is translated from the coding sequence ATGTTAAAATTATTAAAAGTTTCCATTACAGGGGATCTCTCTTCTGGAAAGACCGAAGCTTGCCAGGTTTTCCGGGAATTGGGAGCCTATGTAGTTAGTGCTGATGAAATTTCGCATAGTTTTCTTATTCCTCATACGCGCGTAGGTCGTCGTGTTATAGATCTTTTAGGACCAGATGTTGTGGTTGGTGGGGCGTTTGATGCGCAAGCCATAGCAGCCAAAGTTTTTTGCAACTCTGTTCTATTGCAAGGTCTGGAAGCCATTCTACATCCAGAAGTTTGTCGAATTATTGAGGAACAGTATCATCAAGGTATTCAAGATGAGAAGCATCCGTTGTTTGTCGCAGAAGTGCCTTTATTATACGAGATACACTATGCAGCGTGGTTTGATTCAGTGATTCTTATTATGGCAAACGAAGATATTCGACGTGAACGGTTCATTAAAAAAACTGGCCGCTCCTCTGAAGACTTTTATCAAAGGTGCTCGCGTTTTCTAAGTGTCGAAGAAAAATTAGCACAAGCAGATGTTGTTATTGAAAACAACGGTACTAAAGAAGAATTACATCAAAAAATTGAAGAATATTTTTACGCTTTAAAGGGAGCATTATGA
- the rho gene encoding transcription termination factor Rho, with protein MGIEELNILARQYGVKNIGSLTKSQVVFEIVKAKSERPDELLIGEGVLEVLPDGFGFLRSPTYNYLPSAEDIYVSPAQIRRFDLKKGDTIIGTIRSPKEKEKYFALLKVDKIDGSTPDKAKERVLFENLTPLYPNERIVMEMGKDHFAERVLDLTAPIGKGQRGLIVAPPRSGKTVILQSIAHAIAVNNPDIVLIVLLIDERPEEVTDMIRQVRGEVVASTFDEQPERHIQVAEMVIEKARRLVEHGNDVVILLDSITRLARAYNTVQPHSGKILTGGVDASALHKPKRFFGAARNIEGGGSLTILATALIDTGSRMDEVIFEEFKGTGNMELVLDRRLSDRRTYPAIDLIKSGTRKEELLYHPSELERVYLFRQAIADLTAIDAMHLLLGRLKKTNSNAEFLLSLKE; from the coding sequence ATGGGAATAGAAGAGCTTAATATATTGGCTCGCCAATACGGTGTGAAAAATATAGGATCTCTAACTAAGTCTCAAGTAGTGTTTGAGATTGTCAAAGCTAAGTCAGAACGACCAGATGAATTGCTTATAGGTGAAGGCGTCTTAGAAGTTCTTCCAGATGGATTTGGCTTTCTGAGATCCCCAACATATAATTATTTACCTTCTGCTGAAGACATTTATGTTTCTCCAGCTCAAATTCGTAGATTTGATCTGAAAAAAGGTGACACGATTATTGGTACGATCCGTTCGCCTAAGGAGAAGGAAAAGTACTTCGCTCTATTAAAAGTAGATAAGATCGACGGATCTACTCCAGATAAAGCTAAAGAGCGTGTACTTTTTGAAAACTTAACCCCACTGTATCCTAATGAGAGAATCGTTATGGAGATGGGGAAAGATCATTTCGCTGAGAGAGTCTTAGATCTTACTGCTCCAATTGGAAAAGGACAGCGGGGCTTAATTGTAGCGCCACCAAGATCTGGGAAAACTGTTATTCTCCAAAGTATAGCACACGCTATTGCTGTAAATAATCCTGATATCGTTCTTATTGTCTTGTTAATTGACGAAAGGCCTGAAGAAGTTACCGATATGATTCGTCAAGTGCGTGGAGAAGTTGTTGCTTCGACATTTGATGAGCAACCAGAAAGGCATATTCAAGTGGCTGAAATGGTTATAGAGAAAGCTCGTCGTTTAGTGGAACACGGAAACGATGTGGTGATTTTACTCGATTCTATAACACGATTAGCTCGTGCGTATAATACAGTCCAGCCGCATTCTGGAAAAATTCTTACTGGGGGTGTCGATGCGAGTGCATTGCATAAACCCAAACGTTTCTTCGGTGCTGCGAGAAATATTGAAGGTGGAGGATCGCTAACCATTCTCGCAACCGCTTTGATTGATACTGGATCCAGAATGGACGAAGTAATCTTTGAAGAATTCAAAGGCACTGGAAATATGGAGTTAGTCTTAGATCGACGTCTCTCAGATCGAAGAACATATCCAGCTATCGATTTAATTAAGAGCGGAACTAGAAAAGAGGAACTCCTTTATCATCCTAGCGAATTAGAAAGAGTATACCTTTTCCGTCAAGCTATAGCAGATCTTACTGCCATAGACGCTATGCACCTCCTGCTAGGAAGGTTGAAGAAAACCAATAGTAACGCAGAGTTTCTGTTGTCACTCAAAGAATAA
- a CDS encoding orotate phosphoribosyltransferase, translating into MVNYEDAKLCANAVAILYQIGAIKFGKHILASGEETLIYVDMRLVISSPEVLQTVATLIWRLRPSFNSSLLCGVPYTALTLATCISLKYNIPMVLRRKELQNADNPDTIKVEGLFTPGQTCLVINDIVASGKSIIETATALEENGLVIREALVFLDRREKECQPLGPQGIKVSSVFTIPTLIKALITYGKLSSGDLALANKISENLGIEI; encoded by the coding sequence ATGGTAAATTACGAAGATGCAAAATTATGTGCTAATGCTGTAGCAATTCTATACCAGATCGGAGCGATAAAATTCGGAAAACACATTTTGGCCAGTGGGGAAGAAACTCTTATTTATGTAGATATGCGCCTTGTGATCTCCTCTCCAGAAGTTCTTCAGACAGTCGCGACTCTCATTTGGCGCCTACGTCCTTCATTCAATAGTAGTTTACTTTGCGGAGTTCCCTATACCGCTTTAACCTTAGCAACCTGCATCTCTCTAAAATATAATATTCCCATGGTATTGCGAAGGAAAGAACTGCAGAATGCCGATAATCCTGACACTATTAAAGTAGAAGGTTTATTTACTCCAGGACAAACATGCTTGGTGATTAATGATATTGTCGCCTCAGGAAAATCTATAATAGAGACTGCAACGGCTCTAGAAGAAAATGGCCTTGTAATTCGTGAAGCATTGGTATTTTTAGATCGTAGAGAAAAAGAGTGTCAACCGCTTGGTCCACAGGGAATAAAAGTAAGTTCGGTATTTACTATACCTACTTTGATAAAGGCTTTGATCACTTACGGTAAGTTAAGTAGTGGTGATTTGGCTTTGGCAAACAAAATTTCGGAAAATCTAGGAATTGAAATCTAA
- the glgC gene encoding glucose-1-phosphate adenylyltransferase gives MIENDFQGATSNFESSHFYRDKVGVIILCGGEGKRLSPLTNCRCKPTVSFGGRYKLIDIPISHAIRAGFSKIFVIGQYLTYTLQQHLFKTYFYHGVLQDQIHLLAPEGRQGDQVWYQGTADAIRKNLLYFEDTEIEYFLILSGDQLYNMDFRSIVDTAIRTNVDMVLVAQPIPEKDAHRMGVLQINSQGKLVDFYEKPQEKEVLNRFRLSSEHRRIHKLTEDSGDFLGSMGIYLFRREGLFSLLTEEQGNDFGKDLIKTQMKRGQVQALLYNGYWTDIGTIDSYYEANIALTQKPHKAKRGLNCYDDKGMIYSKNHHLPGAIITDSMISSSLLCEGCVIDTSRVSQSVLGIRSKIGENSVVEQSIIMGNARYGSSSIPSLGIGKDCEIHKAIIDENCRIGNGVKLQNLMGYTEYDSPDKKLFVRDNIIIVPKGTHIPDNYIF, from the coding sequence ATGATAGAAAATGATTTTCAGGGGGCTACCTCAAATTTTGAGAGCTCTCATTTTTATCGAGATAAGGTTGGAGTAATTATTTTATGTGGAGGTGAGGGCAAAAGGCTATCTCCTCTAACTAACTGCCGCTGCAAGCCTACCGTATCTTTTGGAGGACGGTATAAGCTTATTGATATTCCAATATCTCATGCAATTCGTGCAGGTTTTTCGAAAATTTTTGTTATAGGTCAGTACCTTACCTATACTTTACAACAGCATTTATTTAAGACATATTTTTACCATGGAGTTTTGCAGGATCAGATACATCTTCTTGCTCCTGAAGGACGTCAGGGTGACCAGGTGTGGTATCAGGGTACAGCAGATGCTATTCGAAAAAACCTACTTTATTTTGAAGATACAGAAATCGAATACTTCTTAATTTTATCGGGAGACCAGCTCTACAATATGGACTTTAGGTCCATTGTAGATACGGCAATAAGAACCAATGTAGACATGGTTCTTGTTGCCCAGCCTATCCCAGAAAAAGATGCGCATAGGATGGGAGTTCTGCAGATCAATTCTCAAGGAAAGCTCGTTGATTTCTATGAAAAGCCTCAAGAAAAGGAAGTTTTAAATCGTTTTCGGCTCTCTTCTGAACACCGCCGCATCCACAAATTAACCGAAGATTCAGGAGACTTTCTTGGGTCCATGGGCATCTACTTATTCCGAAGAGAAGGTCTATTTTCTTTACTTACAGAAGAACAAGGAAACGATTTTGGGAAGGATCTTATTAAAACTCAGATGAAACGGGGACAAGTACAAGCTCTGCTTTATAATGGCTATTGGACAGATATTGGAACCATAGATTCCTATTATGAAGCAAATATAGCGTTAACTCAAAAGCCTCACAAAGCCAAAAGAGGTCTCAATTGTTATGATGATAAAGGAATGATCTATAGTAAAAATCATCATCTTCCTGGAGCTATTATTACTGATTCTATGATCTCAAGTTCTTTATTGTGTGAGGGTTGTGTTATTGATACGAGTCGTGTATCTCAGAGTGTCTTAGGGATTCGTAGTAAGATTGGAGAGAACTCTGTAGTGGAGCAATCTATAATTATGGGCAATGCTCGGTATGGATCTTCATCGATACCCTCTTTAGGAATTGGTAAAGACTGCGAGATTCATAAAGCGATCATAGATGAAAATTGTCGTATTGGAAATGGCGTCAAACTACAAAATCTCATGGGCTATACGGAATATGATTCTCCTGACAAAAAACTATTTGTGAGAGACAATATTATTATTGTTCCCAAGGGCACACACATTCCTGATAACTATATCTTCTAA
- a CDS encoding metallophosphoesterase, which produces MHIYGLADLHLALGVPKKTMEVFGEPWIGYHQKIRSRWEAIVNPEDIVLLPGDISWAMNLSEAHKDFAFIGDLPGTKYMIRGNHDYWSSASRSKIVQALPPSLYYLTQGFTLLKPHLAIVGVRLWDSPTICVKSECLLVPPVQEKLYTEQDEKIFLREFGRLKRAIAALPKEVTEVIVMTHYPPISSDGTSGPVSELLETDGRVSLCLFGHLHKVRRPIDGFGNIRGIQYLLVAADYVDFIPQEVL; this is translated from the coding sequence ATGCATATTTATGGTTTGGCAGATTTACACCTTGCCTTAGGAGTCCCTAAAAAAACTATGGAAGTTTTTGGAGAACCCTGGATAGGATACCATCAGAAAATTCGTTCTCGATGGGAAGCTATTGTCAATCCAGAAGATATCGTTCTCCTGCCAGGGGATATTTCTTGGGCTATGAATCTCTCAGAGGCTCATAAAGATTTTGCCTTTATCGGCGATCTCCCTGGGACTAAATATATGATTCGTGGGAATCATGATTACTGGAGCTCCGCTTCAAGAAGTAAAATTGTACAAGCACTCCCCCCCTCTCTATACTATTTGACCCAGGGCTTTACCCTGCTGAAACCGCACCTCGCTATTGTAGGAGTGAGACTGTGGGATAGTCCTACAATATGTGTGAAGAGTGAGTGTCTACTTGTTCCTCCTGTTCAAGAAAAACTTTATACAGAGCAGGATGAAAAAATCTTTCTTCGAGAGTTCGGCCGTTTAAAGAGAGCTATTGCTGCCCTCCCTAAAGAAGTGACAGAGGTGATTGTGATGACGCATTATCCCCCGATCAGCAGTGATGGTACTTCAGGACCTGTTTCGGAATTATTGGAAACCGATGGAAGAGTCTCTTTATGCCTATTTGGCCATCTTCATAAAGTGCGACGTCCTATAGATGGGTTTGGTAACATCCGAGGGATTCAGTACTTATTAGTGGCTGCCGATTACGTGGACTTTATTCCGCAAGAGGTGCTTTGA